One Aciduliprofundum boonei T469 genomic region harbors:
- a CDS encoding V-type ATP synthase subunit I produces MLFPSKMVEVEVLLHDSVKYDVLDAMQRRGFMHISTHNIENLENANPSDIATTIVDYEFRIGKLMEILNISKIKKNGMLASIKTEPPEKYPAKHREREEIMKDAERTLESLEPRILDLYSKWEEINTEIERIKIQRRQVEKLKALPFDVSYLGEGPYAYIAAGTAKNLDHLKKLESEGKIALWSVTEGKKKEVNYIIVVASHMKDKKELESALRFAGFSEFELKEWKGKPDKVLKDMELKSKKLSKEKEKILTELRILRKEVYPHLSVLKDDLYNEKIKEEIHSKFGKTFYTTVIRGYIPKVDFESARKVIEKAARGLALIRWKEAKGGDVPVKYNNPRMFRPFQAFVDMYSTPKYGHIDPTVIIAPLFIIYFGLTLGDAGYGMIMAVLGYILWKPLGKYNWTNRTLGSILFVSGLSAVVFGLIQGGIFGPLNESNPLTPLIHYTPILDPMQDPITLLKISLMIGVFQLSLGMALGAFHHLRDKNYSEFLQGEVSWLILYPAGGALIGYYFGWWQMSGTAVTIAWIFTVIGLFLFLPGVMGKLVDKKASINGLFFFDITGMIGDWLSYSRLLALDLATSGLALTINILAGIIRTMTAGATGMVCCLPVLLAGVALALLWMRKKDPIKKGIILLLLVFGIVGVVSITAAIWLFILLFLIIGHIGNSMLQALGSFVHSLRLQYVEFFSKFYEGDGVKFVPFREVRKHSRLEVNE; encoded by the coding sequence ATGCTTTTTCCATCCAAGATGGTGGAAGTAGAAGTGCTTCTTCATGATTCTGTTAAATACGATGTTTTAGATGCGATGCAAAGAAGGGGCTTTATGCATATAAGCACCCATAACATTGAAAATTTAGAAAATGCAAATCCATCTGATATAGCTACCACAATAGTGGATTATGAATTTAGAATTGGTAAACTAATGGAGATTCTCAATATCTCTAAGATAAAGAAAAATGGAATGCTTGCATCAATCAAAACTGAGCCTCCAGAGAAGTATCCTGCAAAGCATAGAGAAAGAGAGGAGATAATGAAAGATGCAGAGAGAACCTTGGAGAGTTTAGAACCAAGAATTTTAGATTTATACTCAAAATGGGAAGAAATAAATACTGAGATTGAGAGAATAAAAATTCAAAGGAGGCAGGTGGAGAAGTTAAAGGCATTACCTTTTGATGTTTCGTACTTGGGAGAAGGACCTTATGCGTATATCGCTGCGGGAACTGCAAAAAATTTAGACCATCTGAAAAAATTAGAATCCGAAGGTAAAATAGCTTTGTGGAGTGTAACTGAGGGAAAGAAAAAGGAAGTCAATTACATTATTGTAGTGGCTTCGCATATGAAGGATAAGAAGGAACTCGAATCTGCTTTGAGATTTGCAGGATTTTCAGAATTTGAGTTAAAAGAGTGGAAGGGTAAACCCGATAAGGTATTGAAAGATATGGAATTAAAATCTAAAAAGCTGTCCAAAGAGAAGGAAAAAATTCTGACAGAATTGAGGATTTTGAGAAAGGAAGTTTATCCTCATCTTTCCGTTTTAAAGGATGATCTTTATAATGAGAAAATAAAGGAGGAAATTCATTCAAAATTTGGCAAGACATTTTATACTACAGTAATCAGGGGCTACATACCAAAGGTGGATTTTGAAAGTGCAAGGAAAGTTATCGAAAAAGCAGCGCGAGGCCTTGCATTGATAAGATGGAAAGAGGCGAAGGGAGGAGATGTCCCCGTAAAATATAACAATCCAAGGATGTTTAGGCCTTTTCAGGCATTTGTGGATATGTACTCCACGCCAAAGTACGGGCATATAGATCCGACTGTGATAATAGCGCCTTTGTTCATCATCTACTTTGGCCTTACTCTGGGAGATGCTGGTTATGGTATGATAATGGCTGTACTGGGATATATCCTATGGAAGCCACTGGGCAAATACAACTGGACAAATAGAACACTAGGATCTATATTATTTGTCTCCGGGTTATCGGCTGTAGTTTTTGGTTTAATTCAAGGAGGTATATTTGGACCTTTAAATGAATCGAATCCACTTACACCTTTAATTCACTACACTCCTATCTTGGATCCAATGCAGGACCCTATAACTCTGCTAAAGATCTCTCTTATGATCGGTGTATTTCAGCTGAGCTTGGGTATGGCTCTTGGCGCGTTCCATCACCTTAGAGATAAAAATTACTCTGAATTTTTGCAGGGCGAAGTGTCTTGGCTCATACTATACCCTGCAGGCGGTGCGCTCATAGGCTATTATTTCGGATGGTGGCAGATGTCTGGAACGGCAGTTACAATAGCATGGATATTCACAGTAATTGGATTATTCTTATTCCTCCCAGGAGTAATGGGTAAACTTGTGGATAAAAAAGCCTCTATAAACGGACTATTTTTCTTTGATATAACAGGTATGATTGGGGATTGGCTCTCTTATTCCCGTTTACTTGCGCTAGATTTAGCTACATCCGGTTTGGCTCTTACGATAAACATCCTTGCCGGGATAATAAGGACTATGACTGCAGGAGCCACAGGCATGGTTTGCTGTCTTCCAGTGCTCCTTGCAGGTGTTGCTCTTGCTCTTCTTTGGATGAGAAAGAAGGATCCCATAAAGAAGGGCATAATACTGCTCCTCCTCGTATTTGGTATAGTGGGAGTGGTAAGCATAACAGCAGCCATATGGTTATTCATACTTCTCTTCTTGATTATAGGGCATATAGGGAACTCAATGCTTCAAGCATTGGGCTCATTTGTGCACTCTCTGCGTTTGCAGTATGTAGAGTTCTTCTCAAAGTTCTATGAGGGAGATGGTGTAAAGTTTGTGCCGTTTAGAGAAGTTAGGAAACATAGCAGGTTGGAGGTGAATGAATAA
- a CDS encoding ATP synthase H subunit, whose translation MSFMIERDLKRIRETENSALSRIEKAEKESKEKIENAKKEIRATIEKEREEVLETIERWKEEADEEGKREAEKILEEYRERVKEIESIDENRINEVAVEVLKEIFG comes from the coding sequence ATGAGTTTTATGATCGAGAGGGACCTTAAACGGATTCGTGAGACTGAAAACAGTGCACTATCACGCATAGAGAAAGCAGAGAAGGAAAGTAAGGAGAAGATTGAAAATGCAAAAAAAGAAATTAGAGCCACTATTGAAAAAGAGAGAGAAGAAGTGTTGGAAACCATAGAAAGATGGAAGGAAGAAGCTGATGAAGAGGGAAAAAGAGAGGCAGAGAAAATATTAGAGGAATACAGGGAAAGAGTGAAAGAAATTGAGAGCATCGATGAAAATAGGATTAACGAAGTAGCTGTAGAGGTACTTAAAGAGATATTTGGGTGA
- a CDS encoding 5-oxoprolinase subunit PxpA — translation MKVDLNADLGESFSIYKIGNDTEIMNYITSANIACGWHGGDPIVMRETVKWAKEKNVAIGAHPSYPDRLGFGRRYMKISSDEAKNYVIYQIGALYGFVKAESLKIQHVKPHGALYNAMVRDEDLARGIIEGILEFDKELIFVGPSNSKIMDIAEDMGLRVAHEVFADRAYNSDGTLVPRGRPRAVIEDKEEIARRVISIVKDGGVKAIDGKWVELRADTICIHGDNPNAVEIVKYLRRVLDKECIDVVSMGEFIK, via the coding sequence ATGAAAGTTGATTTGAATGCGGACCTTGGAGAGAGTTTCAGCATCTACAAAATTGGAAATGATACGGAGATTATGAATTATATCACCTCTGCAAATATTGCCTGTGGATGGCATGGTGGAGACCCCATTGTTATGAGAGAGACAGTTAAGTGGGCAAAGGAGAAGAATGTGGCAATTGGTGCTCATCCAAGCTACCCTGATAGATTGGGGTTTGGAAGAAGGTACATGAAAATAAGTTCTGATGAGGCTAAAAACTATGTTATATATCAAATAGGTGCATTGTATGGATTTGTTAAAGCAGAATCACTGAAAATACAGCATGTCAAACCACATGGAGCTTTGTACAACGCGATGGTTAGAGATGAAGATCTTGCAAGGGGAATTATTGAGGGAATTTTAGAATTTGATAAAGAACTAATATTTGTAGGCCCTTCTAACTCGAAAATTATGGATATAGCAGAGGATATGGGCTTAAGAGTTGCACATGAAGTATTTGCTGACAGAGCTTACAATTCAGATGGAACCTTAGTGCCGCGAGGCAGGCCTAGGGCTGTCATAGAGGATAAAGAGGAAATTGCAAGAAGAGTCATCTCAATCGTCAAGGATGGGGGAGTAAAAGCAATTGATGGGAAATGGGTTGAGTTAAGGGCAGATACAATTTGCATCCACGGTGATAATCCAAATGCGGTTGAAATAGTCAAGTATTTAAGAAGGGTATTGGATAAAGAGTGCATAGATGTGGTCTCTATGGGAGAGTTTATAAAATGA
- the pxpB gene encoding 5-oxoprolinase subunit PxpB, with the protein MIRAAGDSALIINLGNEIDEEINKRVHAIARRIEEERIVGIKEVVPTYTSIYVYYDPLIVSYDKLKFLLKNYLIEEPRTMNGKIVEIPVIYGGKYGPDIEFVASYNGLSVDDVIELHTKPLYRVYMLGFLPGFAYLGGMDERIATPRLENPRKRVPAGSVGIAGKQTGWYAIESPGGWRIIGRTPLRTFNPSKEPPSIVLPGDYVKFKAIDEDNAEEYDGK; encoded by the coding sequence ATGATAAGAGCAGCAGGAGATTCTGCCCTGATCATAAATCTTGGAAATGAGATAGATGAGGAGATAAATAAAAGAGTGCACGCTATCGCCAGAAGAATAGAAGAGGAAAGAATAGTAGGAATAAAAGAGGTTGTGCCCACTTACACATCTATCTATGTTTATTATGATCCTCTAATTGTTAGCTACGATAAATTGAAATTCCTTCTAAAAAATTATCTTATAGAAGAACCAAGGACGATGAATGGAAAAATTGTAGAGATCCCTGTAATATATGGAGGAAAATATGGACCAGATATTGAATTTGTGGCAAGTTATAATGGATTGAGTGTGGATGATGTTATAGAGCTCCACACCAAGCCGCTTTACAGAGTATATATGCTTGGCTTCCTTCCTGGATTTGCATACCTTGGTGGAATGGATGAGAGAATCGCAACACCTCGCTTAGAAAATCCGAGGAAAAGAGTGCCTGCTGGAAGTGTGGGTATTGCAGGAAAGCAAACTGGATGGTACGCTATTGAGAGCCCCGGTGGATGGAGAATAATTGGAAGAACTCCTCTAAGAACATTCAACCCTTCAAAAGAACCTCCCAGTATAGTTTTGCCTGGGGATTATGTAAAATTTAAGGCAATTGATGAGGATAATGCCGAGGAGTACGATGGAAAATGA
- a CDS encoding biotin-dependent carboxyltransferase family protein, whose amino-acid sequence MIKIIEAAGLSIQDLGREGYQKYGVPVGGVMDRYSAVITNYLVGNEKNAPLLEFFMGSLKIKFLRDSIFAVGANSEVKLNGEKIEAWEAHMGKKGDVLEISQPKSGVYGYLSFQGGLKCQKVFGSCSTYPQAGWGRYLKKGEVIELKYLTNRFPKRRELPEELIPKYDRNPKIRLILGPQLEHFSKEGIRTFLSNEYIVTEESSRMGYRLDGPRIEHSEMGADIISDAIPLGSIQVPESGKPIIMLADHQTTGGYAKIGVVISADISKVAQTPIGGKIRFQEVSVEKAQMIWKRTCNTLQNIKRYLEGKIRALRVKVNDESLLAFVEEI is encoded by the coding sequence ATGATTAAAATAATTGAAGCTGCAGGCCTATCCATACAAGATTTGGGAAGGGAGGGATACCAAAAATATGGAGTGCCTGTGGGGGGGGTTATGGATAGATACTCTGCAGTTATAACCAACTACCTTGTTGGAAATGAGAAAAATGCACCACTCTTGGAATTCTTCATGGGTAGCCTAAAAATAAAATTCCTTCGAGATTCAATTTTTGCTGTGGGTGCTAATTCAGAGGTTAAATTAAATGGGGAGAAAATAGAGGCATGGGAAGCACATATGGGAAAAAAGGGAGATGTGCTAGAAATATCACAACCGAAAAGTGGAGTATACGGATATCTTTCTTTTCAAGGCGGTTTGAAGTGTCAGAAAGTGTTTGGAAGTTGCTCCACATATCCGCAGGCAGGTTGGGGCAGGTATCTAAAAAAGGGAGAGGTTATAGAACTCAAATATCTAACAAACAGATTTCCTAAGAGAAGAGAGTTGCCTGAAGAATTGATTCCAAAATATGATAGAAATCCAAAAATAAGGTTGATTTTAGGGCCCCAACTAGAGCATTTCAGCAAAGAGGGAATAAGAACTTTTCTAAGCAATGAGTACATTGTCACGGAGGAATCCAGCAGGATGGGTTATAGATTAGATGGACCAAGAATAGAGCATTCAGAAATGGGGGCGGATATAATTAGTGATGCGATTCCACTGGGCTCAATTCAAGTGCCGGAAAGTGGCAAGCCGATAATTATGCTTGCAGATCATCAAACTACAGGAGGTTATGCAAAAATAGGAGTTGTAATATCTGCCGACATCTCAAAGGTAGCTCAAACTCCAATTGGGGGGAAAATTAGATTCCAAGAAGTTAGCGTGGAAAAGGCTCAAATGATATGGAAGAGAACCTGCAATACTTTACAAAATATAAAAAGGTATTTGGAGGGGAAAATAAGGGCTTTGAGAGTAAAGGTGAACGATGAGAGTTTGTTAGCATTTGTGGAAGAAATTTAG
- a CDS encoding YggS family pyridoxal phosphate-dependent enzyme, whose protein sequence is MNISENVIKIIQELPPGVRLLAATKSRTVEEILEAINAGVDLIGENYVQEALQKYEKIGNKVEWHFIGHLQKNKVKKALQIFDVIETVDNVELAKEIDKRAKNMEKIAFVMIEINSAREPQKAGVMPEYALDLADEIYSLEHLRLMGVMTMGPVVDEPEEIRPYFRNTKEIFDELRYIYGDEQIKYLSMGMTNTWRVAVEEGTNIVRIGTGIFGPRKY, encoded by the coding sequence ATGAACATATCTGAAAATGTAATCAAGATTATCCAAGAATTGCCTCCGGGGGTTCGGTTATTAGCGGCCACAAAATCAAGAACTGTGGAGGAGATTTTAGAGGCTATAAATGCTGGAGTTGATTTGATAGGAGAGAACTATGTTCAGGAAGCCCTGCAAAAATATGAAAAAATAGGAAATAAGGTGGAATGGCATTTTATTGGGCATTTGCAGAAGAACAAGGTGAAAAAAGCTTTGCAAATTTTTGATGTTATTGAGACAGTTGATAATGTTGAGCTTGCAAAGGAGATAGATAAAAGAGCGAAAAATATGGAGAAAATTGCCTTTGTTATGATTGAGATAAACTCTGCAAGGGAGCCTCAGAAGGCAGGAGTTATGCCTGAATATGCTCTTGATCTGGCAGATGAAATATACTCATTGGAGCATCTGCGACTTATGGGTGTGATGACAATGGGCCCTGTGGTGGATGAGCCAGAGGAGATAAGGCCGTATTTTCGCAATACTAAGGAAATATTTGATGAGTTGCGGTATATCTATGGAGACGAACAAATAAAGTATTTATCAATGGGTATGACCAATACCTGGAGAGTTGCGGTAGAAGAGGGAACAAATATTGTGCGTATAGGCACGGGCATATTTGGTCCGAGGAAGTACTAA
- a CDS encoding pyroglutamyl-peptidase I, protein MKVLLTGYEPFGGHKKNPTMDIVAALEGKRIKNAKVYGKILPVSVKRAGPEIDKVLYELKPDVVISLGLAPTYTSITVERVGLNLVDARIPDNDGEQPMDMPIVEDAPLAYLATLPTREIVEELKKNGIPAVLSYSAGTYLCNYALFKVLHYASDHGYPKSAGFIHIPYTPDQVVNRYFLLGKSTPSMCLDMEIEAIKIAINVAVEKFS, encoded by the coding sequence ATAAAAGTTCTTCTCACGGGATACGAGCCATTTGGAGGGCATAAGAAAAATCCCACTATGGATATTGTTGCCGCCCTTGAAGGAAAGAGAATAAAAAATGCAAAGGTGTATGGAAAAATTTTACCTGTATCCGTAAAGCGTGCAGGTCCCGAGATAGACAAAGTTCTATATGAATTGAAGCCCGATGTAGTTATAAGCTTGGGACTGGCACCAACATATACAAGTATAACGGTAGAGCGAGTGGGCTTGAATCTGGTGGATGCAAGGATACCTGATAATGATGGAGAGCAACCCATGGATATGCCAATCGTTGAGGATGCACCCTTAGCCTATCTTGCCACATTGCCAACAAGGGAAATAGTTGAAGAATTGAAGAAGAATGGCATTCCGGCAGTTCTATCGTACAGTGCAGGCACCTATCTATGTAATTACGCACTTTTCAAAGTATTGCACTATGCATCCGATCATGGTTATCCCAAGAGCGCAGGGTTTATACACATCCCATACACTCCGGACCAAGTGGTGAATAGATATTTCTTGCTTGGGAAGAGCACCCCAAGTATGTGTTTGGATATGGAAATAGAGGCTATAAAAATCGCCATAAATGTTGCAGTTGAAAAGTTCTCTTGA
- a CDS encoding ABC transporter ATP-binding protein, which yields MRTMKQLGRLLTYLRTHAIHFSLGLLIVVLMAYTSGIIPILIKNAIDKGISTGNYSIAIYYSLLILLFGVLNGMFSFSGRYLLIKSAQYAVYHLRMDTFRAIQRQEMEFFDKTFSGQLISRITNDTERITRFLSFRIRMFVYSIFLIGISLYYMFGMNILLTGIALGTIAIVVALNASYAIKVRPIYDRIRHQTGTIASIATQSIAGVKTIKSLSVEENIKDKFSKENNYLYSLNIDATKITALYGNAPFLVLGIAMSVMFYYGGMAIMGNTLTVGELVAFLTYMLTLMWPLRALGFTIGDIQRSLAAASRLFEVIDSAPESIDSPDAIELMNPKGKIEFKNVWLKYHTGKMALRGLNFKINAEERILITGPPGSGKSTILKLIARFYKPERGKVLIDGIDIRKIKSKNFRKIVAYVPQEPFIFNRSIRENIALAKPDASLEEIIKAAKTAKIHDFISSLPQGYETVVGEKGVTLSGGERQRIGIARALLSEPKIILLDDPVSNLDAHTESSLVEDLRDILRGKTAVIVSQRLSLAKLVDRVMVVKDGRIIEDENIKEGKMYRDMLWAGEGK from the coding sequence ATGAGAACAATGAAGCAGCTAGGCAGGCTCTTAACCTATTTGCGTACCCATGCAATTCATTTCTCACTTGGATTGCTAATAGTTGTTCTTATGGCATATACCAGCGGGATTATACCAATACTTATAAAAAACGCAATTGACAAGGGCATTAGCACAGGGAATTATAGCATAGCCATATACTATTCCCTCTTAATTCTTCTCTTTGGCGTGTTAAACGGAATGTTTAGTTTTTCTGGAAGATATTTACTTATTAAATCTGCCCAGTACGCAGTATACCATTTGAGAATGGACACTTTCAGGGCAATACAGAGACAGGAGATGGAGTTTTTCGACAAAACTTTCTCTGGACAGTTAATAAGCAGAATAACCAATGACACAGAGAGAATAACCAGATTTCTTTCTTTTCGGATTAGAATGTTTGTTTATTCTATTTTCCTTATTGGAATTTCTCTATACTATATGTTTGGAATGAATATTTTGCTAACTGGAATTGCATTGGGTACCATAGCAATTGTAGTTGCATTGAACGCAAGTTATGCAATAAAAGTTAGGCCAATTTACGATAGAATAAGGCACCAAACAGGCACAATAGCATCGATAGCAACCCAATCAATTGCTGGAGTAAAGACAATAAAATCTTTATCAGTAGAAGAAAATATAAAAGATAAGTTTTCCAAAGAAAATAACTATCTCTATTCCCTCAATATTGATGCCACAAAAATAACAGCCCTCTATGGAAACGCCCCATTCTTGGTACTCGGGATTGCAATGAGTGTAATGTTTTACTATGGAGGAATGGCAATTATGGGAAACACGCTAACTGTTGGAGAGCTTGTTGCTTTTCTCACATACATGCTAACCCTGATGTGGCCCCTAAGGGCGCTGGGATTCACAATAGGAGATATCCAGAGAAGTCTCGCTGCGGCCTCTAGATTATTTGAGGTTATAGATTCAGCTCCAGAGAGTATAGATTCTCCTGATGCAATTGAACTTATGAATCCGAAAGGAAAGATAGAATTCAAAAATGTGTGGTTAAAGTATCATACTGGAAAAATGGCACTTCGAGGTTTGAACTTTAAAATAAACGCTGAAGAGAGAATCTTAATAACAGGGCCCCCTGGCTCTGGGAAAAGCACGATTTTAAAGCTTATCGCTAGATTTTATAAGCCAGAAAGAGGAAAAGTGCTGATAGACGGTATAGATATAAGAAAGATAAAGAGCAAGAATTTTAGGAAAATTGTTGCATATGTACCACAAGAACCTTTCATATTCAACAGAAGTATAAGGGAGAACATAGCACTGGCAAAACCAGATGCCTCTTTAGAAGAGATAATCAAAGCTGCAAAGACAGCAAAAATACACGATTTCATCTCATCCCTCCCACAAGGTTACGAAACGGTTGTGGGTGAAAAGGGAGTAACTCTTTCAGGGGGTGAAAGACAGAGAATAGGCATTGCGAGGGCATTACTTTCTGAGCCAAAGATAATATTACTGGACGATCCAGTTTCTAATCTAGATGCTCACACAGAGAGCAGTTTGGTTGAAGATTTAAGAGATATTCTAAGGGGTAAGACAGCAGTTATTGTATCACAGAGGCTTTCCCTCGCAAAACTGGTAGATAGAGTCATGGTAGTCAAAGATGGGAGAATAATAGAAGATGAGAATATAAAAGAGGGAAAAATGTACAGAGATATGCTCTGGGCAGGTGAGGGAAAGTGA
- a CDS encoding ABC transporter ATP-binding protein, whose translation MKDKSSYSLLKRFIKEAIYEKRTLAIVTITIIGSAIANIASPYILSVAIDNYIIPGRYAQFWLIAVLYLLALVSQWLFATLQTFYTEVFGQKVLKNLRRMLHDKMLVSNLNFFKDKSTGDLVSRIINDTNVINDVLVSGLLGGLSSLLSLSGIVIAMLFLDVKLTLVTLSSVPIMVLIALYFGGRMRSAYRDTRQKIAKISSVVEESVAGIETIRSFGKEEDTEKEFSKASTETIKAYLRVAVYMGIFWPLMNIASLLSVIVVIAYGGYQAYLGAVSIGVVVAFIQYAQRFRGPINNVVSMYDSLQSALAALERTYEVLDDENVEEYEGIHIEKIKERIEFRNVWFEYEKGRPVLKDINLVIPAGSKIALVGKTGAGKTTVASLLMRFYDPTSGSLFYDEIEGREISRRSLRKRIGYVPQETYLFPGTIMENISMANPDASKEDIIKVCRELGVHDFIMKLPKGYKTTAGEAGKLLSVGEKQLISLARALLKDPDVVILDEALSSIDPKTERLVQDAMLKLMNGRTSIIIAHRLSIVKYVDNIVVIDEGKIVEKGSLDELLSKEGYFYKLYTSQHS comes from the coding sequence GTGAAGGATAAATCATCTTATTCCCTTCTAAAAAGATTCATTAAAGAGGCAATATATGAGAAGAGAACTCTTGCAATAGTAACTATAACTATAATAGGTTCTGCCATAGCAAATATAGCCTCACCTTACATCCTTAGTGTTGCCATAGATAATTACATAATTCCCGGAAGATATGCACAGTTTTGGCTCATAGCCGTCCTATACCTTTTAGCCCTAGTTTCTCAGTGGCTTTTTGCAACGCTTCAAACTTTTTACACAGAAGTTTTTGGTCAGAAAGTTCTAAAGAACTTAAGAAGAATGTTACATGATAAAATGCTTGTTTCAAATTTAAATTTCTTTAAAGATAAGTCCACAGGAGATCTCGTATCAAGGATTATCAACGATACAAATGTTATTAACGATGTCCTGGTTTCAGGATTATTAGGAGGACTTAGTAGCTTGTTAAGCTTGAGCGGTATAGTAATAGCCATGCTATTTTTAGATGTAAAACTGACATTAGTGACTCTTTCAAGTGTGCCCATAATGGTGCTCATCGCCCTATACTTTGGGGGAAGAATGAGGAGCGCGTATAGGGATACAAGGCAAAAGATAGCGAAAATTTCCAGTGTGGTAGAAGAGAGTGTGGCAGGAATAGAAACCATAAGATCCTTTGGTAAAGAGGAAGATACGGAAAAGGAATTTTCAAAGGCATCTACGGAGACAATAAAAGCATATCTGCGTGTAGCCGTATATATGGGCATATTCTGGCCCTTAATGAACATAGCAAGTCTTCTTTCAGTCATCGTAGTGATAGCCTATGGTGGATATCAAGCATACTTGGGAGCTGTAAGCATAGGTGTGGTTGTGGCATTTATCCAGTATGCGCAGAGATTTCGTGGGCCTATAAACAATGTGGTAAGCATGTACGATAGTCTACAATCTGCCCTAGCAGCTCTTGAAAGAACCTATGAAGTGCTGGATGATGAGAATGTAGAGGAATATGAAGGTATTCATATAGAAAAGATAAAAGAGCGTATAGAGTTTCGTAATGTTTGGTTTGAATATGAAAAAGGTAGGCCTGTGCTCAAGGACATTAACCTAGTAATACCTGCTGGTTCTAAAATAGCTTTGGTTGGCAAGACCGGTGCTGGAAAGACCACAGTTGCGAGCCTGCTCATGCGATTCTACGATCCTACCAGTGGGAGTTTATTTTACGATGAAATTGAGGGAAGGGAGATAAGCAGAAGGAGCTTAAGAAAAAGAATAGGATATGTACCACAAGAAACTTACCTGTTTCCAGGAACCATTATGGAGAATATAAGCATGGCAAATCCAGATGCTAGCAAGGAAGATATTATAAAAGTATGTAGAGAGCTGGGAGTCCATGATTTTATAATGAAACTTCCGAAGGGATACAAAACAACTGCAGGGGAGGCTGGAAAGTTGCTCTCGGTTGGAGAGAAACAGCTAATCTCACTGGCAAGGGCATTGCTTAAAGACCCAGATGTAGTAATCTTAGACGAGGCTCTCTCAAGTATAGACCCAAAGACTGAGAGATTAGTACAGGATGCCATGCTAAAATTGATGAATGGAAGAACAAGCATAATAATAGCTCATCGCCTTTCTATAGTGAAGTATGTGGATAATATTGTAGTTATTGATGAGGGAAAAATAGTGGAAAAAGGTTCTTTAGATGAGCTCTTAAGCAAGGAAGGTTACTTTTATAAGCTTTATACTTCCCAGCATAGTTGA
- a CDS encoding SDR family NAD(P)-dependent oxidoreductase, whose protein sequence is MERVALVTGGDRGIGRAISLALAKRGYSVAINYRKNEDKAEETKKMIDEIGGRAITIKFDVSKRDEVREGVKRIMDEFGRIDVLINNAGILGKHSKFDEIDDNEWDEVLDTNLKGAFIVTQEVTKYMKNGKIVNIASIAGRNGGTVGVHYAASKAGLIGLTFALASQLAPNILVNGVAPGPVDTGLLSEEKKKELSKLTPLGRVAKPDEIAHAVIFLLENDYLNGTIIDINGGRYMH, encoded by the coding sequence ATGGAAAGGGTTGCTTTGGTTACTGGAGGAGATAGAGGGATTGGCAGGGCTATAAGCTTGGCACTCGCAAAAAGAGGATATTCCGTTGCAATTAATTACAGAAAAAATGAAGATAAGGCAGAGGAAACAAAGAAAATGATCGATGAAATTGGAGGTAGAGCAATAACAATAAAATTTGATGTTTCAAAAAGAGATGAGGTGAGAGAAGGAGTTAAAAGAATAATGGATGAATTTGGGAGAATTGATGTGCTCATAAACAATGCAGGAATTCTAGGAAAGCATTCAAAATTTGATGAGATTGATGATAATGAGTGGGATGAGGTTCTTGATACAAATCTAAAAGGCGCATTCATTGTAACACAGGAAGTTACAAAGTATATGAAGAATGGAAAGATTGTGAATATAGCGTCCATAGCAGGAAGAAATGGTGGCACAGTTGGAGTGCATTATGCCGCATCTAAAGCAGGATTAATCGGGTTGACTTTTGCTCTGGCTTCTCAGCTTGCTCCTAATATATTGGTGAACGGTGTGGCTCCCGGGCCTGTTGATACTGGGCTTCTCAGTGAGGAGAAAAAGAAAGAGCTTTCAAAATTAACCCCCCTTGGAAGGGTAGCCAAGCCTGATGAAATCGCCCATGCAGTAATATTCTTGCTTGAAAATGATTATCTCAATGGTACAATAATAGATATCAATGGCGGGAGATATATGCATTAA